One Sparus aurata chromosome 5, fSpaAur1.1, whole genome shotgun sequence genomic window carries:
- the LOC115581633 gene encoding bromodomain-containing protein 3-like has product MMPSAQPVVKKGVKRKADTTTPTTSAISAGRADSPSAQDTKPPKLGSSRREAAARPAKTRRETGEEVAVGELGAGGGGAGGRKGGKLGEQMKHCDAILKEMLSKKHAAYAWPFYKPVDAEALELHDYHDIIKHPMDLSTVRKKMDKGEYSDPQSFATDVRLMFSNCYKYNPPDHEVVAMARKLQDVFEMRFAKIPDEGLEASVPSTTPLVSKSTASSDSSNNSSSDESSDSEEERATRLAELQEQVGAADQSQLKAVHEQLAVLSQAPVSKPKKKKEKKDKEKKKDKDKDKGNKGKMEEEKKPKAAAQQPKPANQKKAPARKANSTVTATRQPKKGSKASGGGSANGDDGEESSLPMSYDEKRQLSLDINRLPGEKLGRVVHIIQSREPSLRDSNPDEIEIDFETLKPSTLRELERYVKSCLQKKQRKLLQKAAGGGASGGGASRLSGSSSSSSDDSSSTGTSSSSDTD; this is encoded by the exons ATGATGCCATCTGCACAGCCTGTTGTCAAG AAAGGTGTGAAGAGGAAAGCCGACACCACCACTCCAACCACGTCGGCCATCTCTGCTGGTCGCGCAGACTCTCCGTCCGCTCAGGACACCAAACCACCCAAACTGGGCTCGTCCCGCCGCGAGGCAGCCGCCCGCCCTGCCAAGACCCGCAGGGAGACAGGCGAGGAGGTAGCTGTGGGCGAGCTGGGAGCTGGTGGAGGCGGGGCCGGGGGAAGGAAGGGTGGTAAGCTGGGTGAGCAGATGAAGCACTGTGACGCCATCCTGAAGGAGATGCTCTCGAAGAAACACGCTGCCTACGCCTGGCCCTTCTACAAGCCAGTCGACGCCGAGGCTCTGGAGCTGCACGActaccatgacatcatcaaacaccCCATGGACCTCAGCACCGTCCGG AAAAAGATGGATAAAGGAGAATACAGTGATCCTCAGAGCTTCGCCACTGACGTCAGGTTAATGTTCTCCAACTGCTACAAGTACAATCCTCCAGACCACGAGGTGGTTGCCATGGCCCGCAAGCTGCAG GACGTGTTCGAGATGCGTTTCGCTAAGATACCTGATGAGGGCCTCGAGGCATCAGTCCCATCTACAACACCATTGGTCAGTAAAAGCACCgcctcctctgacagcagcaacaactcCTCCTCCGACGAATCGTCCGACTCAGAGGAGGAGCGAGCCACGCGATTGGCTGAGCTACAGGAGCAGGTTGGTGCTGCCGACCAATCACAG TTGAAGGCGGTGCACGAGCAGCTGGCTGTCCTGTCCCAGGCTCCCGTCAGCAagccaaagaagaagaaagagaagaaagacaaggagaagaagaaagacaaggaCAAAGACAAAGGGAACAAGGgcaagatggaggaagagaagaagccCAAGGCCGCCGCTCAGCAGCCcaaaccagccaatcagaagaagGCTCCTGCCAGGAAAGCCAACAGCACAGTGACTGCCACCAG GCAACCGAAGAAAGGCAGTAAGGCGTCCGGCGGTGGATCAGCCAACGGAGACGACGGCGAGGAGTCGTCCCTGCCCATGTCGTATGACGAGAAGCGGCAGCTGAGTCTGGATATAAACCGGCTGCCGGGGGAGAAGCTGGGCCGGGTCGTCCACATCATCCAGTCCAGAGAGCCGTCGCTGAGGGACTCCAACCCCGACGAGATCGAGATCGACTTCGAGACCCTCAAACCCTCCACGCTCCGAGAGCTGGAGCGCTACGTCAAGTCCTGCCTGCAGAAGAAGCAGAGGAAACTACTGC